DNA from Asticcacaulis excentricus:
CATCCTGGGGGGCGGTGCCATCTTCGCCGCCTGGCCCTTCGTCTATGCGGTGAGCTTCTCCGGCTTCTATCTGGCCATGTTCCTTGTGCTGTCGGCGCTGATCCTGCGTCCGGTCGGCTTCAAGTACCGCTCCAAGCGGCCGGGCAAGGCGTGGCGCAACAACTGGGACTGGGCGCTGTTTGTCGGCGGCTTTGTCCCGGCTCTGGTCTTCGGCGTGGCCGTCGGCAATGTGCTTCAGGGCGCGCCGTTCAGCCTCGATAGCGACCTGCGCATCACCTATCACGATCAGTTTCTGGGCGGCCTGCTCGGCCTGTTCAGCCCCTTCACCGTCCTGTGCGGCCTGACCTCCGTGGCCATGCTGCTGCTGCAAGGGGCGACCTGGGTGTCACTGAAAATCGAAAAGGGTGCCCTGCGTGACCGCGCCATCACCTACGGCGTCTATGCCGCTCTGGCCGTGATCGTTCTCTTTGCGCTGGGTGGCGTCTATCTCGCCTATGGCGGTCTGGGCTTCAAGGTCGTGGGCGACGTCGCCGTCAATGGCCCGTCCAATCCGCGAAATGCTGAGGTCGTCAAGGAGGCCGGCGCGTGGCTCCTCAACTACGGCACCTATCCGTGGATGATCGCGGCCCCGGTGCTGGGCTTTGTGGGCACGCTGCTGGCGCTTCTGGGCCTGAAGACCAAGGCCGATCCGTGGGCCTTCATCGGGTCTTCCATCGGCGTGCTGGGCATTATCGGCAGCGTGGGCGTTTCGATGTTCCCCATCATCCTGCCTTCGACCATTGACGCCCGCTCCAGCCTGCTGGTGTGGACGGCCTCCAGCTCGCACACCACCCTGTTCATCATGCTGGGTGTGACGCTGGTCTTCCTGCCCATCGTCCTGCTCTACACGGCGTGGGTCTATAAGGTGCTGTTCGGCCGCATCGAAGTGAAGGCGTTGAAGACGAATCCGGACCTCTATTGAGAGCATGGGGGAAACTCTGTTTCCCCCATGTGCCCCCTTTTAAACATTGTGAGGCATTTTCTCGGGGCGGCCCGTCGAAAATGCCTCGCTTTCCTAAGTCAGGCTTTGCCGCAGGCAAAGCCGGAAGGAGTTGCAAAATGTGGTATTTTACCTGGGTGCTGGGCCTCGGTCTGGCCGTAACCTTCGGGATTTTGAACGGGATCTGGTTCGAATTCCTCACCACCGATGATCCCGATGCCGAAGACCCGCATAAGGATTGAGATGCAAAAAAACCCCGCTGGTTACAGCGGGGTTTTTTTACACCTCTTCGGTGTGGGGCGTCGGCGGAGTCGGGGAGTAGTCGCGCAGGGTTTTGACGAAGCGGAAGACCTGCGCCTTGACGATTTCGTCCTCGCCGCGTTCGGCCAGCGTGAACAGCTCGCTCATCAGATTGGGCGGCAGGTGCAGGTCCATCGCCTGATTGACCACCTTGAAGATACCCGGCCGCAGGGGCTCACGGATCTCGTTGTCGTCGAGCAGCGCCTCGGTGATCTTTTCGCCGTCGCGCAGACCGGTCAGGACGATCTTGATGTCCTTGTCGACCTTGAGGCCGTACATGTCGATCATGCGCTTCGCCAGATCGTAGATACGGATCGGCTCGCCCATTTCGAGGATGTACAGGCTCGATTTTTCCGACAGGTTTGTCGCGTTGTGCATGGCCGCCGTCATGACCAGTTGCACCGCCTCGTAAATGGTCATGAAGAAGCGCTCGACCTTGGGGTCGGTCAGCGTAATCGGCCCGCCGCGGTCGATCTGCGCGCGGAACAAAGGCACCACGGACCCCGTCGAGCCCAGCACATTGCCAAAGCGCACGACGCAGGCCTGATTGAGGTGGCCCATTTGCGACGAAATCAGGTGTTCGGCCAGACGCTTGGTCGCCCCCATCATCGAGGCGGGCGCCACGGCCTTATCCGACGAGATAAGCACCAGTTGCTTCACATTGGCCGCCTGCGCCGCGTCAATCACGTACTGCGTCCCCATGACATTGGTCAGCACGCCTTCCGACGGATTGATCTCGACCATCGGTACGTGTTTAAGCGCCGCCGCGTGGAAGATGACGTCGGGCTTCTGCGCCACGAAGATGGCCTCAAGGCGCGCCTTGCGCCGGATGGAGCACAGGATCAGGCTGACCGGCGGCTTGCCGAATTCCAGGTTCAGCGACTGCTCGACATCGTAGAGCGCCAGTTCGGTGTGATCGATCAGAGTGACGTGCGCCGCCCCCAATCGCAGGGCCTGGCGTGCGATCTCAGAGCCGATGGAACCGCCGCCGCCGGTAATCAGGATGCGCTTGCCGGCGTAGAAGGCGCTCAGCGCCGCGTGGTCCAGATGCACCTGCGGGCGTTGCAGCAGCGACTTGTACGAAATCTGATCATTGGGATCGGCCAGCGTCAACTTCACGTTGCGCCGTCCCATCAAGCCGGACTTGGCCAGAAACCGCAAAATACGATAATTAAAAATGGCCATACGAACCTAATACCGGCCCCGAAAAAGAATAAAACCTACAGGCATTGACACCCCCCGCGTCGTGCGTGCATGGCGATAAAAAAGCGTTCGCCCACACCTAACTTACAGCTTTTCGCGAAAAAAGAATAAGGTAATTTTGTGGGCGGCCGATTTTCCCCAACCGTTTTCCACCGGTAGCTTTATGAAGGTCACAGTTCTCTTTTTTGGTAAGGTGGCCGACGTGATGGGCGAGCGGCATCGCGTGTTGGACCTTGCTGATACGCCGGGGCGGCTGTTTGACCTGCGCCAAAGCGTTCTGGAAGCGGCCTTTGCGTCTGGCGCGCTGGAGGCTCAGCGGGTGCTGATGAGCGTCAATCAGGCCCTGACGCACGAGGATCGTCCATTGCAGGACGGCGATGAAGTGGCCTTTTTTCCCGTCTTTTCGGGGGGCTAGGGGCATGGCGGTGATCGAAACCCTGTTACTGCCGCAGGCGCTGGACGGGCAGGCCCTCTATGGTCGCTTTGTCGAGGCCAATCGCGGCGCCGGGGCCATTGTCACCTTTTCCGGCCGGGTGCGGGGCGAGACGACCGAGGGCGCGGTGTCGCGCCTGTGGCTCGACTGGTATCCCGGTATGAGCGAGCAGAGCCTGAAGGCCATTGCCGAGGCCGCCGCCGAGCGTTTCGATGTGCGGGCCCTGCTGGTGGCGCATCGCTGCGGCGAGGTGAAGGCCGAAGACGAGATTGTGTTTGTGGCGGCCGCTTCGGCGCATCGGCGGGCGGCCTTTGAGGCGGCGGACTATCTGATGGACCGGCTCAAGTCCGAGGCGGCCCTGTGGAAGCGCGAGGTCGGCGACGGCTTTGCGCGCTGGGTGGAACCGACGGCCAAAGACGCCGACGATCTGAAACGGTGGACATCATGAGCGAAAACAGCCTGTCACACATAGGCAAGGATGGCCGCGCCCACATGGTCGATGTCGGCGCGAAGGCCGTCACGGCGCGCAAAGCCCGTGCTGAGGGGCGGCTGATCTGCGCCCCGGAGACGCTGGCCATTGTGCGTGACGGCAAAGCCCCTAAAGGGGCGGTGATCGCCACGGCTGAGATCGCGGGCATTATGGGGGCCAAGAAGACCGCGGACCTGATCCCCCTGTGCCACCCTTTGAGCCTGTCCAAGGTAGGGCTTGAGATCGTGATGGATGAGACCCTGCCGGGCTTTCGCCTCAGCGCTGAGGTGAAGACGTCGGGGCAGACGGGCGTCGAGATGGAGGCCCTGACCGCCGTGTCGGTGGCAGCCCTGACCCTCTATGACATGCTGAAAGCCGTCGATAAGACCATGCGTATCGACGGCATTGAGGTGGTGGGCAAGGCCGGCGGTAAGGCGGACTTTGGTTACTGACCGCCGCGCTGCATAACCAGCGTGCACCACGCATCGCGGTGGATGCGACGCACGACGCGGAAGCCCTTGGACAGGTAGGCGGCTTTGACGAAGCGCTCCTGCGTGCGCAGCAAGCCCGACAGGATGACCGTGCCACCCGGCTTGAGCGCCGTCTTGATCGACTGCGACAGACCGACCAGAGGCCGCGCCAGAATATTGGCGAAGACCAGATCGTAGGGGGCGTCCTTGCGCACGTCCTTGTGGTTCAGGCCGTTGGCCCACACAAAGCGCGCCGCCGCCGC
Protein-coding regions in this window:
- the moaC gene encoding cyclic pyranopterin monophosphate synthase MoaC — translated: MSENSLSHIGKDGRAHMVDVGAKAVTARKARAEGRLICAPETLAIVRDGKAPKGAVIATAEIAGIMGAKKTADLIPLCHPLSLSKVGLEIVMDETLPGFRLSAEVKTSGQTGVEMEALTAVSVAALTLYDMLKAVDKTMRIDGIEVVGKAGGKADFGY
- a CDS encoding MoaD/ThiS family protein — translated: MKVTVLFFGKVADVMGERHRVLDLADTPGRLFDLRQSVLEAAFASGALEAQRVLMSVNQALTHEDRPLQDGDEVAFFPVFSGG
- the cydB gene encoding cytochrome d ubiquinol oxidase subunit II codes for the protein MELPIDYMTLRVIWWLLMGVLLIGFAIMDGYALGTLATLPFVAKTDDERRAVINTVSATWEGNQVWLILGGGAIFAAWPFVYAVSFSGFYLAMFLVLSALILRPVGFKYRSKRPGKAWRNNWDWALFVGGFVPALVFGVAVGNVLQGAPFSLDSDLRITYHDQFLGGLLGLFSPFTVLCGLTSVAMLLLQGATWVSLKIEKGALRDRAITYGVYAALAVIVLFALGGVYLAYGGLGFKVVGDVAVNGPSNPRNAEVVKEAGAWLLNYGTYPWMIAAPVLGFVGTLLALLGLKTKADPWAFIGSSIGVLGIIGSVGVSMFPIILPSTIDARSSLLVWTASSSHTTLFIMLGVTLVFLPIVLLYTAWVYKVLFGRIEVKALKTNPDLY
- the cydX gene encoding cytochrome bd-I oxidase subunit CydX is translated as MWYFTWVLGLGLAVTFGILNGIWFEFLTTDDPDAEDPHKD
- a CDS encoding polysaccharide biosynthesis protein, which translates into the protein MAIFNYRILRFLAKSGLMGRRNVKLTLADPNDQISYKSLLQRPQVHLDHAALSAFYAGKRILITGGGGSIGSEIARQALRLGAAHVTLIDHTELALYDVEQSLNLEFGKPPVSLILCSIRRKARLEAIFVAQKPDVIFHAAALKHVPMVEINPSEGVLTNVMGTQYVIDAAQAANVKQLVLISSDKAVAPASMMGATKRLAEHLISSQMGHLNQACVVRFGNVLGSTGSVVPLFRAQIDRGGPITLTDPKVERFFMTIYEAVQLVMTAAMHNATNLSEKSSLYILEMGEPIRIYDLAKRMIDMYGLKVDKDIKIVLTGLRDGEKITEALLDDNEIREPLRPGIFKVVNQAMDLHLPPNLMSELFTLAERGEDEIVKAQVFRFVKTLRDYSPTPPTPHTEEV
- a CDS encoding molybdenum cofactor biosynthesis protein MoaE, producing MAVIETLLLPQALDGQALYGRFVEANRGAGAIVTFSGRVRGETTEGAVSRLWLDWYPGMSEQSLKAIAEAAAERFDVRALLVAHRCGEVKAEDEIVFVAAASAHRRAAFEAADYLMDRLKSEAALWKREVGDGFARWVEPTAKDADDLKRWTS